One genomic segment of Elgaria multicarinata webbii isolate HBS135686 ecotype San Diego chromosome 9, rElgMul1.1.pri, whole genome shotgun sequence includes these proteins:
- the BPIFC gene encoding BPI fold-containing family C protein: MSKSSIQNAVGMVWKCSSVNEVLKEAKVTVKKEKQRGIMKLCVFLLLLSLFCECLDANLGIKMKLTQKGLHYGMQVGLRLLKERLQGNTFEDISGEDTSGITGLDYTISKIRINNVEFPNASVSAIPGTGIQLLVNEASVDCSADWRVRSWVSSRNSGNMTVSISGVSITVVVSPLRDEEGRLMLSLESCHGKVNDVAIELDETAGYVHRIFANFLKRPLRNTLSSSLCPNIGFGIQQINEQMRQHQVRTQIDAFAVVDYSLVNAPAIFTTSINLDLKGTVYPVKMDVEPAFKPAPFTLPGTTDFMLYIGVSEYFFQSASLAYFTSGAFNVSTAEVADRYAKPLPVMMNPIATATPVISLKNGSFKLEFAGSIEVLAVLPNSTTQSMFTLNVTAGTNASVTIFEEKLMAALCLDSFQLSLAHSSVGLFKVSLLENFISYVLQNGIIPAANAKLKEGFSLPLSDMILVKPVVTVFQGYLQISTDVAYKPSDNWRDLWRQLETLSNSEEFFVI; the protein is encoded by the exons ATGTCTAAATCTTCCATCCAGAATGCTGTGGGCATGGTTTGGAAGTGTAGTTCTGTAAATGAGGTTCTCAAAGAAGCAAAA GTTACTGTgaagaaggaaaaacaaagagGGATAATGAAGCTTTGTGTCTTTTTGCTGCTGTTGAGCCTATTCTGCGAGTGCCTTGATGCGAATTTGGGCATCAAAATGAAGTTGACACAGAAAGGTTTGCACTATG GCATGCAGGTTGGACTAAGGCTCCTGAAGGAAAGATTACAGGGAAATACGTTTGAGGACATAAGTGGGGAAGACACATCTGGAATTACTGGACTCGACTACACAATTTCAAA GATAAGAATCAATAATGTTGAATTCCCAAATGCATCTGTCTCTGCCATACCTGGGACTGGCATTCAACTGTTGGTTAATGAGGCTTCAGTAGATTGCAGTGCAGACTGGAGAGTAAGGAGCTGGGTGTC CAGCAGAAACTCAGGAAACATGACAGTCTCCATTTCTGGAGTATCTATTACAGTTGTTGTGTCGCCCTTACGGGATGAGGAAGGACGCCTGATGCTCTCGCTTGAAAGCTGCCACGGGAAAGTTAATGATGTTGCCATCGAGCTGGATGAAACAGCTGG TTATGTGCACAGAATTTTTGCTAATTTTCTGAAGCGGCCTCTCCGCAACACCTTGAGCTCCAGT TTGTGTCCAAACATTGGTTTTGGGATCCAACAGATTAATGAACAAATGAGACAGCATCAAG tcCGAACCCAGATCGATGCTTTTGCAGTAGTAGACTACTCCCTGGTAAACGCACCAGCTATCTTCACTACATCCATTAACCTGGATTTAAAG GGGACGGTATATCCGGTGAAAATGGATGTAGAGCCTGCCTTCAAGCCAGCCCCTTTCACTCTCCCAGGGACCACTGATTTTATGCTCTATATAGGAGTCTCAGAATATTTCTTTCAGTCTGCTTCACTGGCTTATTTCACTTCTGGAGCCTTCAATGTCTCTACTGCAGAG GTTGCTGATCGTTATGCAAAGCCACTTCCAGTAATGATGAATCCCATAGCAACCGCTACACCTGTGATCAGTCTCAAAAATGGCAGTTTTAAACTTGAGTTTGCTGGTTCCATAGAGGTGCTGGCAGTCCTGCCAAACTCAACCACCCAGTCCATGTTCACCTTGAACGTA ACGGCCGGAACCAACGCCAGCGTCACCATTTTTGAAGAAAAACTGATGGCTGCTTTATGTCTAGACAG TTTCCAGCTTTCCTTGGCTCACTCCAGTGTTGGGTTATTCAAG GTTTCCCTGTTGGAGAACTTCATATCTTACGTTTTACAAAATGGAATAATTCCAGCTGCTAACG CCAAACTGAAGGAAGGATTTTCCCTGCCTCTCTCAGACATGATTCTTGTGAAACCTGTTGTAACAGTATTCCAG GGCTACTTGCAGATTTCCACCGATGTGGCTTACAAACCCAGTGACAATTGGAGAGACTTGTGGAGACAATTGGAGACACTATCAAATTCTGAAGAATTTTTTGTTATATAA